From Chloracidobacterium sp. N, the proteins below share one genomic window:
- a CDS encoding efflux RND transporter periplasmic adaptor subunit, which produces MGRREGERLSVCRCGDNGIAAWVVGGLCLVALVLGGGCQRPAQNQASAATEVPTPVTVARVQVRMRPQSILATGNVVPWRQSAVASAAMGKVVDIPVDVGAVVREGQVLARLDDREARQRLAQAEAALAQAEAAEAQLRARLGLSGEVFDPRQTPEAEAAQAALTAAEAEARLAGATLERYERLARHDNITRAVLDEARTRLEAAQAQVQAARRRYAATLDGLRAEYAGLRAAQARIAEARAAVALAQKAVEDTTVRAPFAGYVAERFANVGEYVTPEKPLMELVVLERLKLELQVPAGEAGRVRRGQAVEATTDAYPDWVIRGEVTTIRPLVEADARRLRVEVIVSNREQRLRPGMFVTARLLLPERTPWVMAPRAAVRWHPGLGAQVAYVVEGDRARLRVVQVGEGIGEEVEIRSGLEAGERVVVTGLEKLEDGKAVSSTDR; this is translated from the coding sequence ATGGGGCGCAGGGAAGGGGAGCGGCTTTCAGTGTGCCGATGCGGTGACAATGGCATAGCGGCCTGGGTTGTAGGCGGGCTGTGTCTGGTGGCGTTGGTTCTGGGGGGTGGGTGTCAGCGTCCAGCCCAAAACCAGGCATCGGCCGCAACGGAAGTGCCAACGCCCGTGACGGTGGCGCGCGTGCAGGTGCGGATGCGCCCGCAGTCCATCCTGGCGACGGGAAACGTTGTCCCGTGGCGGCAGTCGGCAGTGGCTTCGGCGGCAATGGGGAAGGTGGTGGACATCCCGGTGGATGTGGGCGCGGTGGTACGGGAAGGGCAGGTGCTGGCGCGACTCGATGACCGCGAAGCGCGGCAGCGGCTGGCACAGGCCGAAGCGGCTCTGGCACAGGCTGAGGCGGCCGAAGCCCAGCTCCGGGCCCGGCTGGGACTCTCCGGCGAGGTGTTTGACCCACGTCAGACGCCAGAGGCCGAGGCGGCCCAGGCGGCATTGACCGCAGCGGAAGCCGAGGCGCGGCTGGCCGGGGCCACCCTGGAACGCTACGAGCGGCTGGCCCGCCATGACAACATCACCCGCGCGGTGCTCGACGAAGCCCGCACCCGGCTGGAAGCCGCGCAGGCGCAGGTTCAGGCGGCGCGCCGCCGCTACGCGGCCACCCTGGACGGGTTGCGGGCCGAATATGCCGGTTTACGGGCGGCACAGGCGCGCATTGCCGAAGCGCGGGCGGCCGTGGCACTGGCGCAGAAAGCCGTGGAAGACACCACCGTACGGGCGCCTTTTGCCGGGTATGTGGCCGAGCGGTTTGCCAATGTGGGCGAGTATGTCACGCCGGAGAAGCCCCTGATGGAGTTGGTGGTACTGGAACGGTTGAAGCTGGAGCTTCAGGTACCAGCCGGGGAAGCCGGGCGGGTCCGGCGCGGGCAGGCGGTCGAGGCCACAACCGACGCCTATCCCGACTGGGTCATTCGTGGCGAGGTCACGACGATTCGCCCGCTGGTGGAGGCTGATGCGCGCCGTCTGCGCGTTGAGGTCATCGTGTCGAATAGGGAGCAGCGGTTGCGTCCGGGGATGTTCGTCACGGCGCGGCTGCTGCTGCCGGAGCGTACGCCGTGGGTGATGGCCCCGCGCGCGGCTGTCCGGTGGCATCCGGGTCTGGGCGCGCAGGTGGCGTATGTCGTTGAGGGGGATCGGGCGCGGCTGCGAGTGGTTCAGGTGGGGGAAGGCATTGGGGAGGAAGTCGAAATC
- a CDS encoding TetR/AcrR family transcriptional regulator, whose amino-acid sequence MRRPSTKSATPAQVTRDELLRATVRVVAGEGLPRLTLDAVARAAGVSKGGLLYHFPTKEALIRALIETFVAEWDRAMAREYARDPEPEKPGRWLRAYVRASFAEVDPNESLTLGLGQGDLASFLAALAVNPELLGLIQTAYDRWHRLLVSDGVDEVTATAVRFAADGIYFAEGFGLAPPVGRQRQQVCDLILAWSAAPGRTGTEMAGA is encoded by the coding sequence ATGCGTCGTCCTTCAACCAAATCCGCAACTCCAGCCCAGGTGACACGGGATGAACTGCTCCGCGCGACGGTGCGGGTTGTTGCCGGGGAGGGGTTGCCCCGGTTGACCCTTGACGCCGTTGCACGTGCGGCCGGCGTCAGCAAGGGGGGACTGCTGTACCACTTCCCAACCAAGGAGGCGCTCATCCGGGCGCTGATTGAGACGTTTGTTGCCGAATGGGATCGCGCCATGGCGCGGGAGTATGCCCGTGATCCAGAGCCGGAAAAGCCGGGGCGCTGGCTGCGGGCTTACGTACGGGCTTCCTTTGCCGAAGTCGATCCGAACGAGTCGTTGACCTTGGGTCTGGGACAGGGCGATCTGGCGAGTTTTCTGGCGGCGCTGGCCGTCAACCCCGAACTGCTGGGACTGATTCAAACGGCCTATGACCGCTGGCATCGGCTGCTGGTGTCCGATGGTGTGGATGAAGTGACGGCCACGGCTGTCCGGTTTGCCGCCGATGGCATCTACTTTGCCGAAGGCTTTGGCCTGGCGCCGCCCGTCGGCCGCCAACGGCAGCAGGTGTGTGACCTGATCCTGGCCTGGAGTGCAGCACCCGGCCGCACCGGTACGGAAATGGCAGGGGCGTGA
- a CDS encoding HEAT repeat domain-containing protein: MKGLPVLWVLFASFCTAAAIVLTVRWLYRRAARPRRRPLREILENLDHARPIRRVRAAGELSERTGAEAREAVDALLRRLSDPEPEVRAVVVDTLGKLDDPRASELLRERLHDDSTEVRGLTVSALVSLRDFAALPEIVRLLDDEDWTIRAWTASEMVRLGREEALETLLAARNREVWRAHLRLCDSAPRVVDERAVSPLLIEMRKAKEMGIRVEAMLALASFGYIPDEEARLVENLVASTEEEHPNLRFQAIAMLGTMEMRRIEPYQQAQRILERLAVRDENALVRAAARHSLKGFTIVRERTIRSLPPPDTMPAVSPVRVEMQSLDMLTSNLKNTALPMRWRYVHALAATRHPKAVVPLVEATHDKEWRVRAAAARGLGLLVGVGEADVRPTLERAAIEDEHFSVRETAELALARITPTSTPRSR, from the coding sequence ATGAAAGGTCTCCCCGTCCTCTGGGTTCTGTTTGCTTCGTTTTGCACGGCGGCGGCTATCGTCCTGACGGTGCGGTGGCTCTACCGACGGGCGGCGCGACCGCGCCGGCGCCCTCTGCGCGAGATTCTGGAGAATCTGGACCACGCCCGCCCGATACGCCGGGTGCGGGCGGCCGGTGAGTTGTCCGAGCGCACCGGAGCGGAAGCCAGGGAGGCCGTGGATGCGCTGCTGCGGCGGCTGTCGGACCCGGAGCCGGAAGTCCGTGCCGTCGTGGTGGATACGCTGGGCAAACTCGATGATCCACGGGCCAGTGAACTGCTGCGGGAGCGCCTGCACGACGACTCGACGGAAGTGCGCGGGTTGACGGTTTCGGCGCTGGTAAGCCTCAGGGATTTTGCAGCGCTGCCGGAAATCGTCCGCCTGCTCGATGACGAAGACTGGACGATTCGCGCCTGGACGGCTTCAGAGATGGTCCGGCTGGGGCGTGAGGAGGCGCTGGAAACCCTGTTGGCGGCGCGCAACCGTGAAGTCTGGCGCGCACATCTGCGGCTTTGCGACAGCGCACCCCGCGTCGTGGACGAACGGGCGGTCTCGCCCTTGCTCATCGAGATGCGCAAGGCCAAGGAAATGGGCATCCGGGTTGAGGCCATGCTGGCGCTGGCGAGCTTCGGTTACATCCCGGACGAAGAAGCCCGGCTGGTGGAAAATCTGGTGGCCTCGACGGAAGAAGAGCATCCCAACCTGCGCTTTCAGGCCATTGCCATGTTGGGCACGATGGAGATGCGGCGCATCGAGCCGTATCAGCAGGCCCAGCGCATTCTCGAACGTCTGGCCGTGCGGGACGAAAATGCCCTGGTGCGCGCTGCCGCCCGGCATAGTCTCAAAGGCTTCACTATTGTCCGCGAAAGGACGATTCGTTCGCTGCCACCGCCGGACACGATGCCGGCGGTCTCGCCGGTCCGGGTGGAGATGCAGTCGCTCGACATGCTCACGTCCAACCTCAAAAACACAGCCCTGCCGATGCGCTGGCGCTACGTTCACGCGCTGGCGGCAACGCGCCATCCAAAGGCCGTCGTGCCGCTGGTTGAAGCGACCCACGACAAGGAATGGCGTGTACGGGCAGCGGCGGCGCGGGGTCTGGGGCTGCTTGTGGGCGTCGGCGAAGCCGATGTGCGTCCCACGCTGGAGCGGGCGGCCATCGAGGACGAGCATTTCAGCGTCCGGGAGACGGCCGAGCTGGCGCTGGCACGGATTACCCCGACTTCGACGCCACGTTCCCGGTAA
- a CDS encoding formylglycine-generating enzyme family protein, translated as MTSLRSISRRSAFPHALHGRRGITVPLALGAVLTVVLSLATPVGWTAASQEISTRVGTTQPVRVVRVTPKRVATVIRLSEEDREWNAIRNSTDPQAFKTFLAKYGSGSKYGRLAEQLAENAEIERLRGRDKQNTDAALILRELAFDEFQTVDLTPEGNLVNPRILKSEVVAIELDLEKGIALELVRIPGGEFRMGSPESEAGRLPNEKLHEVAVPEFYLGRYEVTRRQWAFVAALPKVRDDLPPNPSQPEAPRGRRSPRAPQNNDNTDMLPVENVTWSQAVEFCRRLEKITGKRFRLPTEAEWEYACRAGSTKPFAFGDTLTTRVANINGEVPYGAAKVTLTAGRLLPVGSLGIANAFGLFDMHGNVWEWCQDAFVEDYDNAPTDGSAYDVVNPIYRVRRGGSSTYKAELCRCGMRGRAEPERIGPCITCTGGTGLRVAILAEDLKLTDDDAE; from the coding sequence ATGACATCACTCCGGTCCATATCCCGACGTTCTGCTTTTCCACACGCCCTCCACGGGCGCCGTGGCATCACTGTTCCCCTCGCCCTGGGCGCTGTTTTGACGGTCGTGCTGAGCCTTGCCACACCGGTCGGATGGACAGCCGCCAGCCAGGAAATCAGTACGCGGGTTGGTACCACGCAGCCCGTGCGCGTCGTGCGCGTCACACCAAAGCGGGTGGCAACCGTCATACGGCTTTCGGAAGAAGACCGGGAGTGGAACGCCATCCGCAACAGCACCGATCCACAGGCGTTCAAAACGTTCCTGGCCAAGTACGGCTCTGGCAGCAAGTACGGCCGCCTCGCCGAACAACTGGCCGAAAATGCTGAAATCGAGCGCCTGCGCGGCCGGGACAAGCAAAATACGGACGCCGCGCTCATCCTGCGCGAACTGGCCTTCGATGAGTTTCAGACCGTGGACCTCACGCCCGAAGGCAACCTCGTCAACCCGCGCATTCTCAAGTCGGAAGTCGTCGCCATCGAGCTCGACCTGGAGAAAGGCATTGCCTTGGAACTGGTTCGCATTCCCGGTGGAGAGTTCCGTATGGGATCGCCGGAATCCGAAGCCGGACGCCTGCCCAACGAAAAACTCCACGAGGTGGCCGTGCCGGAGTTTTACCTGGGACGCTATGAAGTCACCCGCCGGCAGTGGGCCTTTGTGGCGGCTTTGCCCAAGGTCAGGGATGACCTGCCGCCGAATCCCTCCCAGCCGGAAGCGCCGCGTGGACGACGCTCGCCCCGCGCGCCCCAGAACAATGACAATACGGACATGCTCCCGGTGGAAAACGTCACCTGGTCGCAGGCGGTGGAGTTCTGCCGCCGCCTCGAAAAGATCACCGGCAAACGGTTCCGGCTGCCGACCGAAGCGGAATGGGAATATGCCTGCCGGGCCGGCTCCACAAAGCCCTTTGCGTTTGGCGACACCCTCACGACGCGCGTCGCCAACATCAACGGCGAAGTGCCCTACGGTGCCGCCAAAGTGACGCTCACGGCCGGACGCCTGCTGCCGGTCGGCTCGCTGGGCATTGCCAACGCCTTTGGACTGTTTGACATGCACGGCAACGTCTGGGAATGGTGCCAGGATGCCTTTGTCGAGGATTACGATAATGCACCGACGGATGGCAGCGCCTACGATGTCGTCAATCCAATCTATCGCGTACGGCGTGGCGGCAGCTCCACATACAAGGCCGAGCTGTGCCGCTGCGGCATGCGCGGACGGGCGGAACCCGAACGCATCGGGCCCTGTATCACCTGCACCGGTGGCACCGGGCTGCGGGTCGCCATTCTGGCGGAAGACCTGAAGCTCACGGATGATGACGCAGAATGA
- a CDS encoding DUF167 domain-containing protein has translation MILQVTVKPNARQRRLERLSDGTWRAYVMSPPHEGRANAELIALLAEHFHCPKSAITIQHGVTGRHKRIHLDVRGDAPKAGRGGTDSG, from the coding sequence ATGATACTGCAAGTTACCGTCAAGCCCAACGCGCGCCAGCGGCGGCTGGAACGCCTGTCTGATGGGACCTGGCGCGCCTATGTCATGTCGCCGCCCCACGAAGGCCGGGCGAATGCCGAGCTGATTGCGTTGCTGGCCGAGCATTTCCACTGTCCCAAGTCCGCAATCACCATCCAGCACGGCGTAACGGGACGCCACAAGCGCATTCACCTGGATGTTCGCGGAGATGCGCCCAAAGCCGGCCGGGGAGGAACTGACAGTGGGTAA
- the aat gene encoding leucyl/phenylalanyl-tRNA--protein transferase, producing the protein MPILEFPPVEEADEHGLLAVGGDLHVSSLLLAYSNGIFPWPHEGYPMLWFAPAERAILDFDDFHIPSRLARYLKKVNYTFHINTDFAAVIHACRTSVRKRQQGTWITPEIEAAYTALHEAGHAHSFEARTPDGELVGGMYGVMIGRAFSGESMFFRAPHASKFVIVETVAYFRQHGMTWFDIEVMTPHMALFGAKEVPRATFMRRLKQSIAEPSIPLPPPRRRRIPHSVLFS; encoded by the coding sequence ATGCCCATTCTGGAGTTTCCACCGGTTGAAGAAGCCGATGAACATGGACTGCTGGCGGTGGGTGGCGACCTCCATGTGTCCTCCCTGCTGCTGGCCTACAGCAACGGCATTTTCCCCTGGCCACACGAAGGCTACCCGATGCTCTGGTTTGCGCCGGCAGAACGGGCCATTCTGGATTTTGACGACTTTCACATCCCCTCCCGCCTGGCGCGTTACCTGAAGAAGGTCAACTATACCTTCCACATCAACACGGACTTCGCAGCGGTCATCCACGCCTGCCGCACCAGCGTGCGCAAGCGTCAGCAGGGAACATGGATTACGCCGGAAATCGAAGCCGCCTACACGGCGCTCCACGAAGCCGGCCATGCGCACAGCTTTGAGGCGCGCACCCCGGATGGAGAACTTGTTGGCGGTATGTATGGCGTCATGATCGGGCGGGCCTTTTCCGGTGAGAGTATGTTCTTCCGCGCACCGCATGCGTCAAAGTTCGTCATTGTGGAAACCGTCGCCTACTTCCGCCAGCACGGAATGACCTGGTTTGACATCGAAGTGATGACCCCGCACATGGCGCTGTTTGGTGCAAAGGAAGTTCCACGGGCAACCTTCATGCGGCGGCTCAAACAGTCCATTGCCGAGCCGTCCATCCCGTTGCCGCCACCCAGACGGCGACGCATACCCCATTCAGTCCTGTTTTCCTGA
- a CDS encoding VWA domain-containing protein produces MLKASGLKSVLLTALITGWLPLAILAQKPPAPPAAPGTPPADAPKAAGQEPAPGQGEDEEDVITLGTELLQLYVSVTDKQGRPVNNLKREHFVLREDGKPQDIAFFSAVANGVLADDPEASTEPENRLRPPAVTPEGRYFALVVDDLHIAPGNFLPLRNALLNFVEKNIVEGDHLLVLSTSGTLGFLQQMTDDRRIMRLAIERLTPRNEAVDQGSFGFGFTMTDYEAFLVERNDRQTIDFLTQLYIRSSPGTPPNQAETIVRASARSIAQRTEYLTTSTLETIRAAALALGNYPGRKTLLLATDGFINDEFNRNGRFRIQRVLDAATRAGVTVYSIHSAGLEVAAGFDASQPGRFDPTGIGLSLASQAQQARQDAFRELAAATGGLTFVNTNDLSGAFSKAVADASTYYALAYYPDKKPDGRFHKIEVKLNLPGSFTIRTQQGFFSPSEKSIQKAAGKKKKQDAKLSPEALAAREVKAALGAPVPPRDIPLRLASTFVSNDLETSFSLAFPLKDIAFRDVKGRKSNTLTMGFVVFDLNGKALMAQEDTIALNILPERLALAQAGWGSQTKSLKLAPGMYNVRAAIYDPITEHRGAVNRWIEIPNVSKAGMMLSDIIFLQVAQPTATEPGDSQPVAGQALPPNLAPINQAVRRYPAGAQLVFVVTAHNVPKGKPTAGKSNLAFQTQIFRDKEAVYVSPLQRTQSPPNADGTLTYAGQVSLEGLAAGQYRLKLVAYEETTKKTAVQSQDFTIH; encoded by the coding sequence GTGCTGAAAGCGTCTGGACTGAAATCCGTGCTGTTGACTGCACTTATCACTGGATGGCTTCCCCTGGCGATTCTTGCCCAGAAACCGCCAGCCCCACCGGCCGCCCCCGGCACGCCCCCGGCGGATGCCCCCAAGGCAGCGGGGCAGGAACCGGCGCCAGGTCAGGGAGAAGACGAAGAAGACGTTATTACTCTTGGCACGGAGCTGCTTCAGCTCTACGTCAGTGTCACTGACAAACAGGGCCGCCCGGTCAACAATCTCAAGCGGGAACACTTTGTGCTTCGGGAGGATGGTAAGCCACAGGACATCGCCTTTTTTTCGGCGGTCGCCAATGGCGTGCTTGCTGATGACCCGGAGGCCAGCACTGAACCGGAAAACCGGTTGCGCCCGCCGGCCGTAACACCGGAAGGGCGCTACTTTGCGCTCGTTGTGGATGATCTCCACATTGCGCCGGGCAACTTTTTGCCGTTGCGCAACGCCCTGCTCAACTTTGTCGAAAAAAACATCGTGGAAGGTGATCACCTGCTTGTGTTGTCCACGAGCGGAACCTTGGGCTTTCTCCAGCAGATGACCGACGACAGGCGCATCATGCGGCTCGCCATCGAGCGGCTGACGCCACGCAATGAGGCCGTTGACCAGGGCAGCTTCGGCTTTGGATTCACCATGACGGACTACGAGGCGTTTCTGGTTGAGCGCAATGACCGTCAGACCATTGACTTTCTGACGCAACTGTACATCCGCTCTTCTCCGGGCACCCCGCCAAACCAGGCTGAAACCATCGTGCGCGCTTCGGCGCGCAGCATTGCCCAGCGGACGGAATACCTGACGACCAGCACCCTTGAGACCATCCGCGCGGCAGCGTTGGCGCTCGGCAACTATCCGGGGCGAAAAACGCTTCTCCTCGCCACGGATGGCTTTATCAACGACGAATTCAACCGCAACGGACGCTTTCGCATCCAGCGGGTACTTGACGCCGCAACCCGTGCTGGTGTTACGGTGTACTCCATCCACAGCGCCGGTCTGGAAGTCGCGGCGGGCTTTGACGCCAGCCAACCCGGTCGCTTTGATCCGACCGGAATTGGGCTGAGTCTTGCCTCGCAGGCACAACAGGCCCGCCAGGATGCTTTCCGGGAACTGGCCGCAGCTACCGGTGGGCTGACCTTTGTCAACACGAATGATCTGTCCGGCGCTTTCAGCAAGGCGGTGGCCGATGCCTCCACCTACTACGCGCTCGCCTACTACCCGGACAAAAAGCCGGATGGCCGCTTTCACAAAATCGAAGTCAAACTCAACCTCCCTGGAAGCTTCACCATCCGCACGCAGCAGGGCTTTTTCTCGCCAAGCGAAAAGTCCATCCAGAAAGCCGCCGGGAAAAAGAAAAAGCAGGACGCCAAGCTCAGCCCTGAAGCCCTGGCGGCGCGTGAAGTCAAAGCGGCGCTCGGCGCGCCGGTGCCACCGCGCGACATCCCTCTGCGGCTGGCCTCGACCTTCGTTTCCAACGATCTCGAAACGAGCTTCTCCCTGGCGTTTCCCCTGAAAGACATTGCCTTCCGGGATGTCAAGGGGCGGAAGTCCAATACCCTGACGATGGGCTTTGTCGTTTTTGACCTCAACGGCAAGGCGCTGATGGCGCAGGAAGACACTATTGCGTTGAACATCCTGCCGGAGCGGTTGGCGCTGGCGCAGGCCGGGTGGGGATCGCAGACCAAGTCGCTCAAACTCGCGCCCGGGATGTACAACGTCCGCGCCGCCATCTATGACCCCATCACGGAGCACCGGGGCGCTGTCAACCGGTGGATTGAGATTCCGAATGTGTCAAAGGCCGGGATGATGCTTTCCGACATCATCTTTCTGCAGGTTGCCCAACCGACGGCAACCGAGCCGGGCGACTCCCAGCCGGTGGCGGGACAGGCCCTGCCCCCCAATCTGGCACCCATCAATCAGGCGGTGCGCCGCTATCCGGCCGGGGCGCAACTCGTGTTCGTCGTCACGGCCCACAACGTGCCCAAGGGAAAACCAACGGCCGGAAAGTCCAATCTGGCCTTTCAGACCCAGATTTTCCGTGACAAGGAAGCCGTTTATGTCAGTCCTCTGCAACGTACACAGTCTCCGCCCAACGCGGACGGCACCCTGACCTATGCCGGACAGGTCTCCCTTGAAGGGCTGGCCGCTGGTCAATACCGGCTGAAACTGGTAGCGTACGAGGAAACAACCAAAAAAACAGCAGTCCAGTCGCAAGACTTCACTATTCACTGA
- a CDS encoding RNA-guided endonuclease TnpB family protein: MPKAERRKLTTKSFTQVEIGSGWINQTIRNANARTKAKHFRRLPLETNNQNWTLHRVGDTFSVSFGLLRGIRKRIPIEVHLSSHRELLEAILNGSAKPGNIKLFCSRRGVWYVLISVSMEVPDAEPRDRWIGVDRGQNVPVVAATPDGPVVFWKARQIRHVRRVFARRRQMLQATGKHRAVRKLENKERRIVTHINHVMSKQLVALAKRCQAGIRFEDLSGIRASARQRKDTRSDAGQNRDYWPFYQLETFVRYKALAAGVAVDAVPPHYTSQTCHRCGAINKRQKHAYVCTRCGYKAHADANAAMNVRDWYGLCCPLVLHAPAGGLHEPALNWVRETAAQAAA; encoded by the coding sequence ATGCCGAAGGCCGAGCGCAGAAAGCTCACCACCAAGTCCTTTACTCAGGTTGAAATCGGCAGCGGCTGGATCAACCAAACCATTCGTAACGCCAACGCCAGGACAAAGGCCAAGCACTTTCGGCGTCTGCCGCTTGAAACCAACAACCAGAACTGGACGCTCCACCGCGTCGGGGACACGTTCAGCGTGTCCTTCGGACTGTTGCGAGGAATCAGGAAGCGCATCCCGATTGAAGTGCATCTCTCCTCTCATCGGGAACTACTGGAGGCGATACTGAATGGTTCGGCCAAGCCCGGCAACATCAAGCTGTTTTGCTCCCGCCGTGGGGTCTGGTATGTGCTTATTTCCGTATCGATGGAAGTTCCCGATGCGGAGCCACGAGACCGCTGGATCGGCGTGGATCGCGGACAGAACGTGCCCGTAGTGGCGGCAACGCCCGATGGCCCGGTTGTGTTCTGGAAAGCCCGGCAAATCCGGCATGTGCGCCGGGTGTTTGCCAGGCGCAGACAGATGCTGCAGGCCACGGGCAAGCACCGCGCGGTCAGGAAGCTGGAGAACAAGGAGCGGCGCATCGTCACGCATATCAACCACGTGATGAGCAAGCAACTGGTTGCCCTGGCCAAGCGCTGCCAGGCAGGAATCCGCTTTGAGGACCTCTCGGGCATTCGGGCTTCTGCCCGGCAGCGAAAAGACACCAGGTCGGATGCGGGGCAGAACCGGGACTATTGGCCGTTCTATCAGTTGGAGACGTTTGTGCGCTACAAGGCCCTGGCTGCTGGCGTGGCGGTGGATGCGGTACCTCCGCACTACACCAGCCAGACCTGCCATCGGTGCGGGGCGATCAACAAACGTCAAAAACATGCCTACGTCTGCACACGGTGCGGATACAAGGCGCACGCCGATGCCAATGCTGCGATGAATGTCCGGGATTGGTATGGGCTGTGCTGCCCGCTGGTTCTTCATGCTCCAGCGGGCGGGCTGCATGAACCAGCCCTGAACTGGGTACGCGAAACGGCCGCGCAAGCGGCCGCGTAG
- a CDS encoding DinB family protein, whose amino-acid sequence MDTTPELSREGLRERLTHSLEAAIRELTALSDAQRTCPLKPSRANPDIVWTPCDHFAHLIGTERYFQREIEKALTENPEARPQPYANAPNRPNEDVMAAVHAFNDQWILKHRDKSFAELVVMARETRAHTLDMLDRTSDDQLACSMPVPWGLATIGEVFDLQTRHMDMHLGFIREGLAAKA is encoded by the coding sequence ATGGACACCACACCGGAACTGTCACGCGAGGGACTTCGGGAGCGGTTGACGCACAGCCTTGAAGCCGCCATTCGTGAACTCACGGCCCTTTCCGACGCCCAACGCACCTGCCCGCTCAAACCCAGCCGCGCCAATCCCGACATCGTCTGGACACCATGTGACCATTTCGCCCACCTCATCGGCACGGAGCGGTACTTTCAACGGGAAATTGAAAAAGCCCTGACTGAGAACCCGGAAGCCCGTCCCCAGCCCTACGCCAACGCGCCAAACCGCCCCAATGAAGACGTCATGGCGGCCGTGCACGCTTTCAACGACCAGTGGATTCTGAAGCACCGCGACAAATCCTTTGCTGAACTCGTGGTCATGGCGCGTGAAACGCGCGCCCATACGCTGGACATGCTTGACCGCACGAGCGACGACCAGCTTGCCTGCTCCATGCCGGTGCCGTGGGGGCTGGCCACGATTGGCGAAGTCTTTGACCTTCAGACGCGCCACATGGACATGCACCTGGGCTTCATCCGGGAGGGACTGGCCGCAAAAGCATGA
- a CDS encoding MFS transporter — protein MTPLPTKALAAVLLGNALMRIAGATGGVLIGLYLAALVAQGRTFDAGLVGALTAVAFGVELVGALPMGLLADARTPRTMMVFGALLGAAAVQMFGLSSFVAVFFLARAGEGLAVAATTPSVLAFLTEATATDAVRRGKVMSFFEMSLLGGLAFGGLLASLLWQSIGVWGFSAAAGLYVAAAGLFLSGAQGRGTATNPWEGLRGALAAPMLRRLAPAWICINAMAGVWLGSTLPFLLTLPERRGQFLTGVFADWPEGVGWALFGYAVIFGTGVTGWSFVLHRFRRITVLRLALGGLFVACLGFYALNHAGGQPPGIRWLIGGGTALAIMVESGFTPTALALLAEAVGEQAGRGATMGVYSVLLGVGAVTGALLGGLGAQWAAMDGLIAATVLLALGATAGVEWLARHTPG, from the coding sequence ATGACGCCCCTGCCAACCAAGGCTCTCGCGGCCGTCCTGCTCGGCAACGCGCTGATGCGGATTGCCGGGGCCACCGGCGGCGTGCTCATCGGCCTGTATCTGGCGGCGCTTGTCGCCCAGGGACGGACGTTCGATGCCGGCCTGGTCGGCGCGCTGACGGCCGTGGCCTTTGGCGTTGAACTCGTCGGGGCCCTGCCCATGGGACTGCTCGCCGACGCCCGGACGCCCCGGACGATGATGGTGTTCGGGGCGCTGCTGGGGGCAGCCGCCGTCCAGATGTTCGGACTGAGCAGCTTCGTGGCTGTGTTCTTCCTGGCGCGCGCCGGCGAAGGTCTGGCTGTCGCCGCCACCACGCCCTCCGTGCTCGCCTTTCTCACCGAAGCCACGGCGACGGATGCCGTCCGGCGCGGCAAGGTCATGAGCTTTTTCGAGATGTCCCTGCTGGGCGGGCTGGCCTTTGGCGGCCTTCTGGCCAGCCTGCTGTGGCAATCCATCGGCGTCTGGGGCTTTTCGGCCGCGGCGGGCCTGTATGTTGCCGCCGCCGGACTGTTCCTCTCCGGCGCGCAGGGACGCGGGACAGCGACCAACCCATGGGAAGGCCTGCGCGGGGCACTGGCTGCCCCTATGCTGCGCCGTCTGGCTCCGGCCTGGATTTGCATCAACGCCATGGCCGGCGTCTGGCTCGGCTCAACCCTGCCGTTTCTGCTGACCCTCCCGGAACGCCGGGGCCAGTTCCTGACCGGCGTTTTTGCTGACTGGCCGGAGGGTGTCGGCTGGGCGCTCTTCGGCTACGCCGTCATTTTCGGTACTGGCGTCACCGGATGGAGTTTCGTTCTGCACCGGTTTCGCCGCATTACGGTGCTGCGTCTGGCGCTTGGCGGGCTGTTTGTGGCCTGCCTTGGTTTTTACGCGCTCAATCACGCCGGCGGGCAGCCGCCCGGCATCCGCTGGCTCATCGGAGGCGGCACGGCGCTGGCCATCATGGTCGAAAGCGGCTTTACGCCGACGGCGCTGGCGCTTCTGGCCGAGGCCGTCGGGGAACAGGCCGGACGGGGCGCAACGATGGGGGTCTATTCGGTGCTGCTCGGCGTCGGGGCCGTCACCGGGGCCCTTCTGGGTGGACTGGGAGCGCAGTGGGCCGCCATGGACGGCCTCATTGCCGCCACAGTCCTGCTCGCTCTGGGGGCCACGGCCGGCGTCGAGTGGCTCGCACGGCATACGCCCGGCTAG